The genomic DNA TAGCTTTCGTTTTTTGGTGTTAATTTGCATGCCAAAAGGTTTTGTGGCTTCGTTGAGACAGTCTGCTTGTTTTGGAGATCAGCGGTCGTTGTAGAGAGCTTGTCAATGTCGTCAGCATAGGTGAGCTTGTTTACTAGGACACCACCTATTTTGGCTCCATGTTCGTCTGGTATCAGTGACAGTATGGCGTGAAGAAACAGGTTGAACAGGTGGGGCGACAGAATCAATCCTTGTAAAACTCCCGAGGATGTTGAGAATTCATCAGAGTCCATCAGTGGTGAGTATCCAGCTTCTGGATTGGCCGTATATATTCTCAATAATCGTGACGATTTGGTCGGGGATACCGTAATGTCTTAGGATGTGCCACAGACCTTTCCTCCAGATTAAATCGAAGGCTTGCCGAAAGTCATTAAAGAGATGATATAGGTCTCTGTTGAACTCGACAAAGCGTTCCATGAGCTGACGAACGGTGAAGATTTGGTCAATGGTCGATCGTCCAGGTCGGAAGCCAGCTTGGTATTCACCCAGAACGGAGGCTGTGTAGGTATAGACGCCTTTTTTATGGGGTCGCGAAGCAGCTCTGTCCGGAATCTAGGGATTCTTTTCGTCTTAGGGAGTCGTTTCAGTCTTAGCTTCAGTTTGGACATCAAGAGTGAGTGATCTGAATCAAAGTCTTTACCAGGAAGGGATACAGTATCCATTATTGAGGACTTCCAGCGTTTAGATATCAGCACATGGTCTATCATGTTTTCAGTTACTCCGTCGTGGGATCTCCAGGTGACCTTACGGCGGTGTCTGTGTTTAAAGGCGTTGTTAGTTATATACAGGTCGTTTTCTCTACAGAAACTAATTAGCCTTTCACCTCTTCCGTTCAGTCGGCCATGGCCGTGCGGTCCCATTACATCTCTGGGATCAATCGGATCGTTGCCCGTGATAGTGTTGAAGTCGCCCATGACGATGAGCATATCTTTCTTTGGTGTTTGGTCGGTGACACTTTGAAGTTGAAAGTAGAACTGTTCACATTCTTCATCGCTTCGAGTAGAGTCAAGAGTATATACATGGATGATGGTAAGGTTTGACACGGATTCCTTTAGTCTAATGGTTGCTATCCTTTCTGATACGGGTGTGAAGGAGATCAGCgcctttttttgtagttggtgAGAGGATGAATCCAATACCCTGTCTATGAGTGCCATCGGTGCGTCCCGAGAGTAGGAGGGAGGTTCAAGAGATAGTTTCTTCACCCCATCAACCTAGGAGTGGTTGATGGGAGTTAAAATGGATGAATGAATGGAAAATGATTGAATTTAATTGTAAATGTagattttgtattttggttttcgGAATAGTGGTAatatgaaaagaagaaaatgcgTTGATCTCTTTTGTTGTGTTATAGTTTTAAAGATCAGGGAGGTTgaagtttaagttttagtgacaaaattttaaatttttaatgatatttttaaaatgattttcttaagaagttttgaggaatttttaaagGTTATAAAATGGTTTATAAGTAGTGAATTCagatttggttttgttttattttataatagataataaagaatatttcgtgtttttttttataaaatgacaAACATTTACTGGAAAGaaggaaattaatttttatttttttattggtagTTGGTTTTAGTTACCCAATAATGCAAGGCCCAATGGTTTGAGagtgaatttattttatttttaagttcatATATATTTGTATTGTATGCAGAAAAATATCGTGAATTGTGATGAtatttttaatgtgtttaatgtttttatgtgtttgtagTGTATTTTAAGATGAGAAAGGAGCAGCCCCTTGCTGCTGTGGGCAACTAGTGACAGTTATTTTTTGAGTtgtatgttcattttaattccggtaaatttgtttcttattaatttaaattttatttaaatttaaggggtttattattttgtaatttaaatattcaaatttttgaagaaaggtagaataggatttttaaatataactgaaatatttttttttcttttgtaagttgaaaaaattagggtGTTCAGAGAATTTTAGTAAAGAGAATTTCActgtttttatgctttttaacaATTAACTTGTATGTCAATTTTAGGGAGATAGTCGCAAATTATAGGAGACACGTTGATGATGTTGAAGATGATGTTGAAAATATACCCAAGGCCCCAGAAATACCCCCTCAAAATGGCGTTCCCGTCGGTAGAGTTGCAGTTCCAAACAATCATCAATCCGATTGGTACAATAAATTGACCGATTTGGATACTGTCAACTCGCTCTGGCCTGGGCTATTGGaatttaaacagcaaaaaaaactgaatggtTACTCTTACTGGACAATTTACATTGGTCCAATCAAACATGAAACTGAAAATGGTGAAATTATTGTGATGTAACACGCCGTCTCCCACGTACATAGAAAGTCGTCTAGATTCCCAAAACATATGTGTCCGGAGGGAAATCCgtgcatattttcaaaatataggccAGCCTTTCTTGCCGAAATGAAGGTTGAAATTAAAAAGAGCAAGGAATCGATTAATCAATAACGCTGACGTCCCCGGATATGTTAAAAGGGATAGATTTACTATAGTAATAATCGCCCCGAGTGCACCAAGGCATGGCTCATCACCGGCAGCCGAAAAATTTAAGAATCACAATCTTCTGTCTCGGAACTGTGGGACTGTCGGAACTGTTTCACTTTCGTGAAATGGGTTACTTTTGGCAAGAAAGAATCAGAACAGGTCAAACTACAGAACATTCTAAGGTCAATTCGCCATTGCCTGTAATCAAGACGGTTTTTGGTCAAAGTTAATAATGATTTCTtgctgattttttaattttatatcatttttatatatttgtttgcgTTCACTATTCAGAGGAATTTGACCTTTCTTATCCTTTAAAATTTCTGATCTCGTGTTTGCTATGtgcagtaaaaaaattaattgtgaaaaaagccTAAAGATGTAATCTACACATTATCTTCGCttgatatttgttaaaaaaaagcaatctCTCTATGATTCCTGCCTATTTGTTATTAATAGTGGTAAGTTTTTAAGGGAGTGTCATTATTTATCTTCCTTATCTAACACCTTCGgttaaaatgtctttataatGTTATTTGTTCTTACTTCTTCTGATGTTAGATCATTTTTCTGTCTCTTTGCCTGCACTGGATTCTTACAGCATGATCAGTAAGATTAAGAATTATTTACCACTTTGCTCTCTCGCTATAAAGACGGATCTCGAAAAAAGACGAAACTCTGGGTTTACACTAAGAACTTCTATGTTTatgaatttgaaaacaaatttctgtTACGgtatggttaaaaaaaaaaaataataccgaGACAGAAAGATGCACAAGTGCCATCCTGGCTAAACTATGATTTTAATCTGTTACATGGTTGGGATTAGAACCTCCAGCTACGAATTTTTTAACTTGTTGATTTGGAGGGTACAATTTTATCTCGATACACTACAAATTTGGAAAGGTTTTGAGCTTCTGAACTTACTAATTTGTTTGCAGTGAGTAAATATGTGATGTATGGCAACAAAAAGTGCCATGTTTGATGCCGTAAGGCACTTAATTCTGGTGTTGTCTCTAAAAAAAGGACGTAGGTGCAACTATTAGCTTTGATTAGGCCATGTAAACATCTATCTATAATGATCTGGTGGCACGCCCTCCcaggagaaaaaaactaaagcagATTCATCACCGTCATCTCGGCTAGAGTATATTTGATTTACTCAAATATACATCTATCTATAATGATCTGGTGGCACGCCCTCCcaggagaaaaaaactaaagcagATTCATCACCGTCATCTCGGCTAGAGTATATTTGATTTACTCTGTTTTGAAAAGGCTGAGGGGAAGGCGGAGGTGGGTGAAACCCAACGTTCAAGGGCTTTGAACCATGATGATTGTAAAGGTCCAGTTTTTCTTTCGATCCGCTGTTGTTTGCGAAGGCTTTCGGATTCTTATCgaaatttctgaaatttgtttttgtaattaattgtaCTATTGTGTCTAAATCAGATAGTAGTTACCATTTGAACCAGTTACCAATAGTAGTCTCTTGGATTTGACAATCCTGTTCAAGAGAGCTTTCTTTAATTCTCAGTTACTGAGGAAtttggttcactctttacttggtTGTAAATGTTGCTGCAAACACTGAAGTAATATAACGTTGTTGTGAAGGAATATAAAGATTTCATTAACTTTTGACTCGTACTTTCCTTGCCATGGCCTTACAGCGTTATTTTTATTCAACACATGCATATACATATCTTGTATTATGTATTCTAGTTCGTGCACGATTCAAAATAGATTATCTTGGCAAGATGTGTGCTTGAATGACCCTGTCTCCTTCGGGCCTGGTAATcattttggggtattttcagAAAATGCAGATAAAATGGTATTGAAGGTACTTCAGAAGCTAAATCCTGTTCCAAGCCTTTAAGGCCGGACGCTCCTCCAGAAATTATACTgtcttttcaattctttttcaatcgtGGCATATCACACAAACACTCaaggttatcagatttcactgccgtcattaaactcaaggggtttctcactgaaaattatgattaatgtatattcattcttcgtaattcgacaattaaataggaatatttatttggaaaagaactattagcctattcgaggagaaaattagagaaattattattcgagattttttttggaggaggggggttcaactcttacgaaagaaatactgggaaaacacaggaaaattaatTATTTCGCTGAGAAAATCaagcattatacaaatttaaggtgggtgaatccctcgcctgtgtgtgtgcctgtggtctggtcatctttatttgccaggagacgcggtataaaattgtggaaattacaaataaaaagtacatattttcgggtttttacttcatgcagacctatttagaaaaatataatttaaataattgctcgcagcgaagtgacaaatttatttcattttttcaaaaagttcgtggcaacgaactgtactaaggagcgacccggctcaatagtaaccaaaactcaaaaaaacggatttttgataccaatagctacataaacaaaatcgcattttaatgctgactttaaatatatgagatacctatctaaaattacgagtctaagaaaaattgccttattttagaaaatagagggaaacacccaataaaagtaataaaaccaaaattacacccatccgaatcagcctatcagggaaccctaccgtggaagtgttaagcttctatcagcaaaaatatggattttttttccaggggtgattatatcgaaccagttgtcatagaatgttgcgagcgggctcattccaacagaaatgaagttatatacaagtgaattatatataaaaaaatgaagtatatagtaccctttttaagtgatcttaaaaaatttgagggcacctaggcctcttcccacgctaattattttcccacagtcacccgattaaaattctgagatagccattttattcatcatagtcgaaaaaccttataactgtatctttggggacgacttattccaccagaatcctcgtggaaggggctacaaattacaaactttgatcagtgtttatatagaaatggttattgggaaatgtacagacgttttcaggaggatttttggttggggggggggggggggttgagaacagggggttatgttgggggaactttccatggatgaatttgtcatgggggaagaaaatttccatgaagggagcgcaggattttctagccttatttcaaaatagaacaatacagaaataaatatgaaacagttttttcaactgaaagtaaggagcagcattaaaatttaacactaacagaatacagaagttcgttacgtaagctaactcgtaagttacgtggatcttttactagcaaaaacgttcgtaaaatattaaaagttttagttgcctttttaagtaaccaaaacattggagggcaactaagcctcctcccctgctccttttttctcaaagtgattctatcaaaattatgagaaagccctatgaatatgaaatttcgttttaattattcatctgtggagagccaaaatcaaaacatgcatcagttcaaaaacgttcagatattaaatgaaaaaaagacatgtttttaactgaaagcaaggagcaacattaaaacttaaaacgaatgtaaattacttcgtatgtgaaaggggctgctccctcctcaacgccccgctctttacgctaaagttttactctttttctctcaattctactttttaaaacagtaaaaaactttagcgtaaagagcggggtgttgaggagggagcagcccctttcatatacgaagtgatttctgttcgtttaagttttaatgtcgctccttactttcagttaaaaaaacttgttctttttatttagcttatccatacgggttcattaaaaaatattctaaagttcgattgttgcttgagtatttgtatatctgaatttttaTTCGGATAAGACTGTAATGACACATGATAACAACCCATAACTAGCACAGTTGGATTTACATAAACGGTTCtcgtatctccatacttcttggcaaccttccATCGACAATTTCGGGTAACAgtgcctcaaaataaatttttttttagatttggcagcattttgttaGACCAGAATTCACGGTCACGGccaatcttttcataatataattcctcttcccctaagaatattacaaagtatacagaatcaatgtcacaacattccaattccatttgaatttggtaatagtagtcatgtgttcttttcagctttatttcactattaactttcttttctagacatgtattttttttaagcgctatccactcttccaatgtaagcccttttgctgtcaaagaacacttcacctccaaaagagccttctcacccgaaggaaaaattgctatcccgtccggactggcccctagaaacccatattccttgtgaaagaaaagcccagcagagttcacaatgcaacccattttctttgcaaaagctgcaatagctacaggctcatacatctgaccatgctccattgcctttgtttggcggtttctgggatacagcagctgccgaactaatgagcccacagtcttcaaccgccttttacaaacagcaccagctacggaagctgtaattctgttttttctgtattctatccagCTATTATCGATATAATTTCTCTGAAGCCTAGTGGCTTTTTCGATACTGAGGATATCTGTTGCAATACATTGGAGACGagtcaaaaaatctgtttttgcaatttcgagcgcactgcaatcaagatccggagcagttgcgttcaagccgtagtttttgtctgctccggttggctccctgatttcttttgaagggagttttgtggaagcattagtgaaaaggcgctttttagcagacagttttttacgtcgagcagtagtcatggcccgctgttgtgcaagttttttcaactgcctacTTGGTGTAGATCCTACAGTTCTTCGAAATATTTCAAGGCGAGCTGAGTGACCTTTCGTAAATCGGATTCCTTCTGCTTTAACACGGGTGGTATATCGCGCACTTTGGCTAACCATGATGTTTTTGCCACCTATAAGCCTTGCaactatgctcataaaatattctgccaggttgctcttgtggtttcctatcagtagacgagcccttctggtcagcgtatcaaaggctgaatacacatggctgagaaagatgttgctaggggtgtcttcaggattgacctgtagaactttcccggagaacgagcagcgtgtaggacaaaatctatggtcgccacggaaaaaatgtagaggaattgcc from Artemia franciscana unplaced genomic scaffold, ASM3288406v1 PGA_scaffold_1178, whole genome shotgun sequence includes the following:
- the LOC136041175 gene encoding craniofacial development protein 2-like; translation: MALIDRVLDSSSHQLQKKALISFTPVSERIATIRLKESVSNLTIIHVYTLDSTRSDEECEQFYFQLQSVTDQTPKKDMLIVMGDFNTITGNDPIDPRDVMGPHGHGRLNGRGERLISFCRENDLYITNNAFKHRHRRKVTWRSHDGVTENMIDHVLISKRWKSSIMDTVSLPGKDFDSDHSLLMSKLKLRLKRLPKTKRIPRFRTELLRDPIKKASIPTQPPFWVNTKLASDLDDRPLTKSSPFVSSWNALSSSTETYIISLMTFGKPSI